Below is a genomic region from Gopherus flavomarginatus isolate rGopFla2 chromosome 9, rGopFla2.mat.asm, whole genome shotgun sequence.
aagtcacttaacttctttgcttcagtctaaTTGAAGTTCTTGGGCTCAATATAGGGGTATTGTGGTGAAATTGAATGGCCTGTGCCACACAGGTCAGagcagatgatctaatggtcccttcagaCATTAAACGGTTAGTTTCCCTGTCTGGTAGCTGAGGAGGATTCCAATTTTCATGAAGTACTTTGAGAGCTATTGATGAGGCATGTACTGTTCTGTTAAAAGCTCGTCTATCTCTGTGCACCTACTTGTTCCTAAACAGCTTGTCTCAACATACCATGTCAGTGCCATAGACTGGCGAGGTCATCTTGATCTCCCAGAAGTGCTGCCCCTCTGCCAGCTCCTTGTTCCCACGGATAGCAGCAGTGCCACAGCTGTACTCTGTGTGGAAGTTCACTTTGCGGTTGTCACAGGTCAGGAGGGTTGCAGTCGATTTGTTCATGTCATCCCACACCCACTCAAAGTCTGTTCAGAAGACAACAACATCTTTAGGAGATGGGGCTATATGAGACAGCACCAACCCAGAAACAGAACAGTTTAACAGcctttaagattttttaaataccAAGCTGGCTTAGTTGAACAGTCAGCTTGTATTCTGACTGGGGATGTCATACCAGCATGGTCCATCCTTAACCACATCTGTCACCATCAACAAACAATGGTTCTCTTTTAGAGGTAACACCAGAGCTCAGATATGAAAGCAACTTGTCTTACAACTGCAGTTATCCAACACTGTCGCATACATAACTGCTGTCACTTAGCATGTGAGTTTGGGATGGAATCCAGGCCATGAATGAGACAGAGTAATGTTGCCTTCAGTGTTCATTATAAAAAGCAATGTCAATCTGAAAGACAAGCAAGAAACGACCCAGATGACATCTAAGCTGGGAAAATGAGAATTTGAGAGACTTCTAGAGCATCCTTGATTTTTGGAGAATCCCATTTTTATTCCCCTTAGGCTCATGGAATTACAGCCGGAGGATAAGCAGTGTGCTGGCTTCTCATTCCTCATCTATGAGCACCCCCACCATCTGGCCAGGCCCAGATTTTATCTAGCTCTCCTAATGCACAATAAACCTGATCTTCAATACTCCTTAATTCAGTACAATTAGCAAACTGGTCAGGTAGTGAGCCGAGTTTGATCCTCATTACATGTCCACTGCCCCACAGTTCAGACTACAAGTGTATGAACAGCAACGTGCACTGGATTACATTAATGTGAAGTAGGAACCATTTTGTTtgtacctgcagcatccacatggggagttacagcacattggtgtgcactgctattcacaccccAGAAGTTCATGGCAGGgtagtgcagacatgccctgGGATGTAAACATGAAGTTCAATTTCACTTGTGACCTAAGCCAGATTTGAAACCAGGCCCCCACAGGTGAGATCTGGTGCATTAACATCTTTAAAGTTTAGCCTGTGAATCATACAGGATTTAATATACTGGTTATGTCATAAGAACAAAATAGCACAGATTATATTTTCCCCACTAAGAATGCAGTGGtgatccccctccccacacttctCTACAGATGAGCAAGGGGCATCATCTGCACAACATGAGGGGAACCTGAAACATACAGGCAAAGAGAAAGCAGCACAGTTCAAACCCAGAGGAATAGCAAAAGCAGTTTAAGAGCTGCTTCCTTACACTCATCCTCTTCACCGCACTGGCAGTCCTTGATGTGATGGATAGTGTGCAGACTGGAGCAGTAGGGAGTCTCATTCTGGTTCTCACAGTTGCAGTAGGACTCTCCTGTTACAGGAATGGCACTGGGGATGGAGGGCGAAAGGGAAGGAAACTCTGGCTCAGAGTCAGAGTCACTGTGCTGCCATGGAAAAGCAAAGGGACACCATCAGAAAGCTAAAATTTGAGGGCCATCCCATAGCTCCAGCAGTGCTTTACAAAGCCATGGCTTGACACTCCTTGTATTACAGCAATACCCAAAGGTCCCAGCGGGTACATGCCCAAAAGAGCCCACACAGATGAATGGATGGGGAAGGATGCAAAGTTCAAGCAAAGTGAAGGAGGCGGACAAGCAGCACATTGCATTCCAGGTCTTGATTTTACAAAGGGAGAGCGAGGTTGGGCAGCTGACGGATTGACGTGGAAAAAGGGGCTAGGATGCTACCAACAGTAGTACAGCAAGCAAGGGGGAAAACGTACAGTGCATTTCAGAAGTGAGAGAATGGTGGCTTCAAGCAGTAACTGCTGCCGCTCCTCATGTGGAGGAGAGGACAACACTCCATGTTGGTGCCTGTCCTAGGGAACAGGTGATTGGAAGGCCTCACATACTTTCATTAAAAAGCTTTTGCTTAAAGACATTTAGTTACAACAGCACCTAAACATTACTATCCCAATATGCTAGCAGATCAAACAGCTGAACCTAAACCGATTTCTTTTATGCAGTATTTGTATTTCAAGGTGCAGGGCCAGACTCTAATCTCAATGACTTTCGTaaattactctagatttacactggtgttagATAATTAGCCCATTTTCCCTATGTATTCCTGCTCCATTGCCCAGATTGAATGTCATACTTAAAGGCTACAAGGACACTTGGAGATACTTGGATTTTGTACAACATTGGCTCGTTTGTGCATAGTCCACCCAAATGCTCTCCTCTCTTCAGCAAATTGTTTTGCTGTTCAGGCCAAACATCTAGAAAGACACATTTCTGCCCTTCATTTTCCTCTTCTTTCCCCTCCACAGAAGTGACCTTGCAAGGGAGTTTAGCCTGTATAACAGGGGTATCAAACACGGCCTGAGGGGTTATTTTCTGTGGCCCACGAGCTCCTCGCgacccccccgccctcccccagtgtttacctagagcggctccGGCCTGACGTGCACCGGAggaagggcaggctccctgcctgcctgcctgccctgccctgcgccGCTCCGGGAAGCGGATGGAACATGGGGAATGGGGGGAAAGGGGTCTGTGTGTTGCTTTTGCTTCAGGCtgcgcccccagcagctcctattggccaccgttccccattcctggccaatgggagttgctgggggCGCAGCCTGAAGCAAAAGCAACACACAGAGCCctgtgccccacctcccccaggttCCAACTGCTTCCCAGAGTGGCATGGGGGCGGGGTGATgcgggacaggcagggagcctacccTGCCCCCAGTgtgcaccaggccagagctcaccCCCCTGAACCCTTCCTGCAGCTGAACCCCTtactgcaccccacacccctcctgcaccccgaccccctgccatactcctcctgcaccctgactccctgccctgagcccccaccacaccccgaccccctgccctgagccccctgcagcaCCACACCCTGACCCCTGCTGTGAGCCCTCTGCCGTGAGCCTCTTGCagcccaatcccctgccacaccccgaccccctgccctgagcccttgctgcaccccacacccctcctgcaccccaaacccctgccctgagccccctgccacaccccgcacccctgccctgagccccctgctgcaccccgcaccctgaccccctgccctgagcccctgccgcaccccacacccctcctgcaccctgaccccctgccctgagcgccctgctgcaccccagacCCTGACGCCCTGCctagccccctgccgcaccccgcacaTTGACCCCCTCCCTGGGCCCCCGCTGCACCCCTcttgcagcccaaccccctgccacacccaaaacccctgccctgagccccctgccacaccccacactctgaccccctgctgcacccctcctgcagcccaaccgcctgccctaagccccctcccacaccccaaccccctgtcctgagccctctgccgcaccccaaccccctgccgcacctctcaccccaactccctgccctgagcccctgccacacccctcctgcaccccctgggggcagagttggggtgaggatttcagggaaggggttggaatgggggcaggggggaggtgtcagtaatgcagccctcgggccaatgtactagtcctcacgtggcccttgtggtcatttgagtttgagacccctgctgtgTAACTAAGAGTTGGGGGAAAGCAAGCTATTTTAATGTATCCCTTCTTACATGGTTCTATTTCTTTTCCTGCTTCATTCCCACCTTCCAACTCTTCTACATCAATTTATACCAAgtgagccaaattcagaggtggtTAATCAAGGGGACTTGTAAGTTACAGGCTGGTAATTGGGTGAGAGTCCAAGTTCTCATAACATACACTGGGGGCAGAAAGTAATTTGCATCAGCTTAGATGCCCTATAAGCTTAGGCTACTAGCCTCCTGTCCAAATATGGCTCATTGTGCATGCTATTGCCACACTGGGCACCTAGCCCTCAAGACACTAGTCACCTGCATTCTGAGAGGAGGAAAGGTTTCCTCAATGAGTGTTTAAAATATCCTCTTCTAAAGCATGTTTTAACTTTGGAAGCCTTAATATTCCAACCTACCTGCCCATCAGAGTCATAGCTCCACCCATGGGCTCCAGAAGCCAAAGCTACCGCCCGTGCATCTGCTTCCCGGCGTACCCCACTCAGGACAAAGTGCCAGGCCCTGCTGTTGCGTGTGCGTCGTGCCATGGTGTTTTGAGACAGATAATCTGCAAAACGGAAAGGGAAGTAAATAAGATTACCCAGAGCAGCATAGTTAACTGGAAAGGATCTCTGTGTACCACCTCCTTCCAGTGATAGGTTTCCCCAACTCCTTACAGCTGTCATCAGGCTCCAACCTCCTCTCCTGGCCACCTTGTGAATAGGTTTGGGATTGCCCAGGTCAGGTCAAACCTGGACCTTCACCGCGACCTTATGGAACCATGCCTCACAAACTACTCTCTGACTAGACTAGTAAGACACACATCTTTCATAGCATGGTCAATGCTATACCTGTTGGCCAGCAGGGGTTGCTGCTGAGCAATACAAGCATAAACCTACCCTCAGGAGCCAAGCTCACCACCTCTGCAGAGCTCCCAGCCCAAATTAGCTGAAAGAAATACCAGGATTTACTTCACTTTGAACTGGGTTACCAGAAATACTCCTAGAGGCACAAAGGGGAGGTGGTGCCACCCTGCACTGGCATATAAGGGAGAACTGCTACTGCACAAACCACCCAACACCCTCATCTTTGTCCTGAAAAGAGATGAAGATTAACAATAATTGACATGCAGGCACCTGTGGGTCCAGTAACTACATTGTGCATAGCCAAGTTCTGATGCTAAACTCTCCCATTCATAACTGTCTATGGCATTGCCTCCTGGATCCACAGTCACTACACAAGTTGATCTGTGTGCGCCTGTCTGCTCATCTTTGACTAATTGACAATAATGGGAAGAGAAGATAGACCAACTTCTTGCTGTGCAGGGACAATGAtcttttcaagtatcagaggggtagccgtgttagtctagatctgtaaaagcagcaaagagtcctgtggcaccttatagactaacagacgtattggagcatgagctttcgtgagtgaatacccacttcttcagatgcaaatgATCTTTTCATCAGCTTGTCCTGAACAAAAACTTCTTGTGTGTTTCTGAATCCTAGCCAGCTGCGTCTCAGAGACCAAGTTTGGGGAGGTTCTATTTCCCCCAGAGAGACCAGAACAAGTTTCTAGCCATTACATCAACAACTCACATAAAGAAACAGAAGAGCCAATTCTTGCTGCTcaatcccctcctttcccccctagaATCTCCTTTTAGTACGTCATACACAAAaaaccccctccctcctcctcagaGCTTTCCACTAGGGTTCCACACATCTTCCAAACATCCCTtaaaccagggtttctcaaactgggggtcgggacccctcaaggggtcgtgaggtcattacatggggggttgccagctgtcagcctccaccctacaCCCTGtgtttcctccagcatttataatgaggtgttaaatatataaaaatgcgtttttaatttatatgggggggggtcggactcagaggcttgctatgtgaaaggggtcaccagtacaaaagtttgagaaccactgccttaaactCATGTGCAAATCCCTCTAATTCTGAAAATGCCAAGTTCCCTTAGAGCAAACATGCTAGAGAGTGCCTTGTCCCACACGGCCCCGCTGTTGAGGCGGTCTCCCTGGCCTATGCAGCTCTTAATTATCTTTTgctaacaaaataaaaaggtaCTGGCCTAAGCCTGACACTTAATCATTCACTGTACTCTCCTACACCAATTCTAAAAGAGAAAGAGCCATCTCTTAGCCTCTTTAACACATCTGTGGACAGGGTGCTGCCCGTATCCTGTACTGCCACAGACTCCTCAGTTTTGAGTTAGAAGAAAGGAGTAAAGAAGAATAAGTGGCATTTACCAGCATTTTATGCAACACAAACATCTGAGATTCATGCGATTTTCTGTTCTTCCCCATGATCCATATCTACCTCCCTGTGGGATGCCCAGAGATTTGGTTCAGAGCACTGCTGACAGTGAGGGAACTGAAAACTATTAGTCTAGATAATAGTTAGTCCtgacatgagtgcaggggactggagtagatgaccttgcaaagtcccttccagtcctgcaatTCTGTGAGTCTATTCCCAGCCCACCCCTTCTGAAACACACAGACACTCTGATTCCTCATTCTATTCTTAAAGCAGGAAAGAAAGTGCTGAATCACACACCAGTCCTACCCTAGAAGACCCTGCGGAAACCCTTATGGTATAATACCAGCTTCCTACTCTTTCCACACACACCTGATTTAGGAGCAGTTCATATGGATTTGGAATCTGTGACCAGAGTTCTAAATGGGAGGGGACACAGAGGTCAATGTTTTATTCCTGAAAATCACTCCTAAGTGTAAATACCAGTCTGTTAACTTTTGCTGCGACTCATGCACATGTTCTGGTAGCAGTTAAGGGATTATCTGTGGAACATCACAAGATGCACAGATATGTTCATTTAGGGCAGGTGGGGGAAGATACCATAGATAGTGCCAGTACTGCCTCACCAGTATGAAGACCTCTGTTTCCTTGACACTTTTCAATAGATTTTATATCGGGTTTGGAGACTGTGCTGGTTTCATTAACAAACTGTCTTCTTTTAGCAGTGGATAAAGATAAAATGCCCATACCAATTATTTTagattcagcagcagcagcctttgaTACCAACAACCTCTGTAAGGATAGGCAGTCAGACTCCAGTTGCTCCATTTGACTGACAAGACCCAGATGACAGTACAGAGATTGCTCCTTCACTCCAAGGGCTCTCATGTTGGCGCCAAAGGATACTAATCTTGTAGCCCACCAGTTCAATCTGTACATTaccctgctagtgaagacagtaAAATGTAGTACCACCAAGCTCTAAGGCTTAAATATTAGATCGACCTAGATATGTCACTCAGAGCTGTGAAGAATTTTGCACCCCATGCAAAGTAGTTAGGCTGActtaaccccctgtgtagatacagataggtcaatggaagaattcttccatcaacacaGCTGTGGAGAGGCAGATCAGTTACACTGACGGAAAAATCtcttccattgatgtaggaagctgtgctgctgtagggtAGACATACAGTAAGTCTCCACTTTTCAGACCTGGATGGTGCAGTTCTGCTTTACCATGGTCCAGCCAAGACTGGGGGCCAAAGATGAAAGAACTGGCTGAAGCTTAATTGGGATAAGACCAATAACAGTGATAAAATGGGGTGGGAGAAGTCAAAGGAAACAGCCCAGTACATTTTTGGTGCTCGgggaaaaaattatatatatatatatatatataaaatgtattccTCAACCAAAAGGGTAGTCTCATTATCAATAATTACTCGAACTATCTGCCACTCAAGTTTGCTATATTCTAGGAGTCTTACTTGGCAGCTGCTACTGGGAGTTTCTTTTCATCTGTGCTTGGCCAGAGGTTGCGACTTTTCCCATCAGCCATGAGATCTCAGCGCAGGGCACACACCTTTGTCACCAGCTGAATGACTGTAATGGGGTTGCACCAATAAACTAAACTTTGACAGACACATTCTGCACTATTTGGTTCCCAGTATCTCTTGCATGGAACATATCCCTAAGGTTCAGAGGTCAGCCTGGCTCCTTAATGCACTCTGGGTGCAGTTTGACATGGGTTGGGTCCCAGATATTTTACACAATTCTCATTTTGCTTTAATCCAGCAGCTGAGATCAGCTGGGACAATTGAGCCAGCAGTCCTTGTGATAATGCTTTCTGGAGCATGGAGTTCTTGAAGTGGAAGGAGGGGACTAAACTCAGAAACTGGCTTCCTTCCTTTGGGCTGAGGAGGCTGCATTTGATTGCCTTCCGGGGACTTTGCTAGACTTCCTCTTACCCAGGATTTCGCAGACAGggaaagcagaggtgggcaagaGGGAGGGTTTCTTAGTGTCTTGCCCCCCACTCCAGTTAACATTACAGAAGAACAGACCCGGCAAGAAAAGTATCTTACAAAAGGGCATAAAAGAACACATACCCCAGGGAGGAGTAGGAACACAGAAAAGGAGATTGGGTGTCTGTCTAGAGGTACAGATTGAGTCAATCAGGTTCCTTTGAAGGAGGGAAGAAAGAAGAGAATGTCCAAATCCAAATGTGATTTACTTCTAGTTCAGAGAgactgcagggagcaggaagtACATGAGTCAGACAAAGCCTAATTATTGACAAGCAACCTCAAGAATCAGCTTAGTCTTTATTCAGCAGCTGACACTTGAGAACCAGTCTCCTTCCTTTCCATAAGTTATAATTGGATCTAACCTGTGATGGGGAAGGGAGAGCAAGTCTCAGTCAGTGAGCAAAGATTAAAGGCCCaaacctgctgctgctgaggtCAAGAAGTTTTACCAGTGTTTCATGTGGGAACAGGATTGGACCCTAAATAGATTAATGGAAAACCTGCACCCAGGTTACTTGTCAAGCATCAGTAGAATGCCAAGTTGTTTAAATACTGCTACTACATAGGAAGAGCAGATCAGAGATCTCCAGAGGAGAGTGGAAAACATTCATTATTGGTGCCCAAGCTGATAAGAGAGTAAAGTGTTAACTTGACACAAAAAAGCTAGTCTGATCTTACTCATCAGAAGTGAAACCTGTTGGAAAGCAGAGCCTGTGAAAAGGAGAAGAAAGATACTAGGGTAAGGCTAGAGGGCCAATAACACTGAGGCAAGGATTTAGCTCATAGGTGAAGGAGAACTGTGGAGGTAATACACCCCAAGGAGGTACACAATGTTACTGGAGTGGGGTGATACTCCACAGGGAAGGACGAAGTTTTAATTCCAGTGGAAGAGACTAAAAATAGTACTTGTAAAGATACTGGGCAACTCAATGTATTTTAAGCCACTGTATAAAGCATTAAAAGCCATAGTCATAAAAAGCGATGAATAAGAACAATCTGAGGCATCTCAGAAGCAAAAGTGAACAGTAAACAGCACAAGACAGGTAAAGGTTAATACAGACTCAAAAGTGGCTATACTCAGTCATCTAGTGGTAGGAAGAAAAGTttagacacatttttaaaagtcatgCACAAAGGACTGAGACCGATTTCAGGGAGGAGAAAGTCCCATGGTTGAGGGCCCATCACAGAACAGGTCCATTCTCACACTGACCCAAGACAGTGGGATCACCACAAGCCAGGCACGCATGATCACAGATATCTGGGACTGTACGAGGTCTGAGGAAGTCTAGAGTGAAGCTTTAGCTGATTGCATGCAATGTGCCAAGGCTCAGCAGTACCAGTTTCAGGTCTATGTGGCACCTGATTGGCAGTTAACAAAAGATGACAGGATCAATATAATATGATGGTTGCTCAGAGCAGCAAGCAAATTATctcctgcaatctgctcagcaggTAAGTGACAGAGCTACCCTGTCAGGAAGGAATTAGAATAACTGAGCTCATAGTCAGGAGGACTGGTGATGCTGCTGCTGCGAGGTCGGCATGGAATAAAGAAAGCAGCAGCCTGCACAACTACAAGAGCCATATTCAACACACTCAACACACTGCGAGGGCAAAGAATGAGGCCAGGCTGCAAAGTACCTCTGAGAAAGTTGCCCAAATGTGCAGGGACACTAAGGAAGAAAAAGCAGCTCAATAACAATGACCCCTTCTACCTAGCTACACAGATTCTGTTCCCTCAGGATGCAAACAAGAAAGCCACGGGGCTGCAGCTGGCAGAATCAGCCATTTGTCCAGGCTAGGGCTCTAAGTGCAGAATTCCTGGGTGAGGTGTCATAACTGttctactcagatctgaaccttagagttcagaacatgagaagctagcatgaaaccttcaaacttaattaccagcttggatgtgatatcgctgccaccagccagaattccagtgtctggctcactctggtctccccaaaaccttccctgcggaacccccaagactcaggtgccctgagtctcaccacaaagggaaataacccacttcgcttctccctcttcccctccaggtgttccctccctgggttcctggagagatatacagattcaagctccgtgaatttaaacaaagGGATTTTACCCTTTTTACctcccccccagatttgaaaaagtcttgtttcctgattggtcctctggtcaggtgtttggttccctgtgttaaccctttacaggtaaaagaacattaacccttagctatctgtttatgacactggggCACAAGAGGAGGACGGTGGTGTCACTAGTGTGCAACTGGCACTCAGGCCTGTGGGTTTTAAGAGAGACTTTGCCTAGAGCTCTCAAGTACAGACCAGCACCACAGACAGCAATTCTGTATTCCTAAAGTTCCTACACCAGACTCTTATCCACAGTATCCAAGGCAGCATGTCACTCCCTCAGTGATGACACAGAGGCCAGCAGTACAGATTGGCTCCTGTCTGCTAGAGATGGCTAGAACCAGACCGGTTCCACACCCCACTCCCTTATGCTCAAGGAAGCCCAGCCTGGCCAGAGAACACGACTGACCCCAGTACAAACCCAGCAGGCATTCAGAGAACCAGGGACTGAGCCCATACTAGCATCTCCCCAGGCTATGCCCGGGGAGGGGAATAGGGGTGGCTAGTGAGCAGTATGGGGCTCCCCGTCGTCCCACACAGGACAAAGACTGACCCCACAGGGGGAACAGGTTTTAAAGGCTACAGATCCACACCCCTTCCTTAAGCACATGCACATATGTACTGCCCCTCCCAGACAGCAGCCCTTTAACAGAGCACGGATCTCCCGCCCAGCAACAGGCTGctggctccctctccctgcacagattcccctcctccccgccaGCCAGGGACCGGCCGCAGCTTATCTCCCCGGCAcagatccccctccccagcccgggGACAGGTCGCAAATGCATCCACCCCCCGCGCTCTTCACAGATTCCCCCGCCCCGGAACAGACCGCAACCTCATCCCGCCTACCTCTTACCTGCTCCGCAGCGTCCACCGGGACCCTGGCTCTCCCTCTGACCTACTTCTCCCCTCCCAAGGTATAAACAATCCACGCTCCGCACCGCCCCTTCCGCGCCCATTGGTCGCGGCTTCTGAGCGAGACGGGGCCTCGCCTCACCCGGCATCCTCAGTTGGACCGTGCTCCCCTCACTCACAGATCAGGGGTCGGGGATAAAATCATTAATTTCTCATACCATTGGCCACTTCGGCTGTCAGTCCTCAGAGGGCTGCGCCATTGGAGGAAAGTTTCTAACGCAGACACCGAGACTCTTTCCAGCGTGATTACGTCACAGGTACGAATCACAGAGGCCATTGGCTGAGAGGAACGTCAGTCAACTAGGTCAGGTCGGGGCCAAAATTAGTTCAAGGGGCGGGATTACAACCAGAACTCGGCTTCCCATTGGCCGCGGCGCTCCTCCGCGCGTGACCCCAGGGCAGGCGGAAGTGCAGGAGCAGTGCTTGAGGCAGCATGGAGGCTGTGGGGGGTGAGTAGTGCAGGGACAGAAGGCTCGAGGCTACTCTGCGGGGGATTGTAGGGAGGGCTCCCGCGGCGGCTTCCCGACCCCCCTCCCTAGCTGTGCTGCCACCGCTCGCTGCTGGAGCTCAGTGCCGAGACGGAGCGCACGAGCCTGGGAAAGCCCCGCGCCGTGGGGACTGCGAGGCGCAGCCGCTCACGATGACCCCTGGTCTCTGCCCGGCACTATGCGCGGGGAGCGATGGGCTCTCGGGAGCCGCCCCCAACGCAAGGGGCATCGCTGAACAGCTGCTGCTTGGACCGTGTCTCTGCGGCACCCAGCGGCCGCATGCGTGACTCGGAGCCGCTACTGACCAAGCCTGCCGTGCTCTCCTCCGCCAGCCATGGGTGGGGCGGGGCTTTGGCCACGCTGGGACGGGGGGTGGCTCCCAGCCGGGGTTCAGCGCTTCCCCGTGTCAGCGAGTTTGGTCCCCAGTATAGTTACAACTGAGCCTTTCAGAGCAGATTGTGCCTAACTGTATCTTGGGGACAATTATATTGTAGTCTAACGCAGTAGGTGTTTGGTGgatttttgtagtgtagacagtaCCTAAAACGGCACAGCACCAGTTCCCATGTGGAAGGCTATCTTTCTCAACCCTACCACATGGACTTTGCAGAAAATGATGAAACTGCCAAGAATTTGTGGTGTGACATAACCTAGCTCAGTCCTACTCCTgctacattttcttttctgtgacCCGTAACTTGGGGTTAAATCCACAAAAGGGCTTAGATGTTGCAACATTGAGCATTGCAGTACCTAACCTTTAGGTGTCCTGTTGCCCAGTGGAATCCTCAGCCCAGAGTTAGGTGCCTCGCTATGgggaaagttaggcacctaagactAGGACTGACAGAATGGGGCTTAGCATGCTAAACTTGAAACTGAATAAATAAACCAATCAAAAATGCAAAGCAAAGGGGTGGGATGTAAACAGAACATCAATAGGTACCTACTCTGGTCCAGAGGGAGGCAGAGATCTCCACTTGGGATTCGCAGCTGTCTTCCTGCtcctggacttaggcacctaagggctagtctacactagaaaatctAGAGGGATCCAGCTACATTCCCAAGAGGTGTCAAAAATCCATATTCCTGAGTAACGTAGTTAAACTAGCCTAAGTTCCTATGTAGACAGGTTGACGGAAGAAATAGATTACATATGCTGGATTGCGTACTCTAGAAAGGAAGTGGATTACatacgctgatgggagaacccctttcATTGGTGAAGGTAGTGTCTACAATATAGTGTTACGACTGTATTGCTGCAGCATTTCAAGTATAGATAAGCTCTAAGTCAGGTCAGCCCCCTGTCTCTGTTTTGCTCAGGTGTACTTGCATGAGAGATGGAGACTGATGGTCGCCCTATTATAACCAATAGTCCAGAGGTTAGGGCACTCGCTTGGAAGGTGGAGGACCCATTTTCAAATCCCTGTTCTGACGGATTTAGGTATCCATCCCTGGGGAGGATTGACCCCCATGCTACTGTGTGGTTTGGAGtgggtctctctcaatctct
It encodes:
- the SPSB3 gene encoding SPRY domain-containing SOCS box protein 3 isoform X1, producing MPGEARPRLAQKPRPMGAEGAVRSVDCLYLGRGEVGQRESQGPGGRCGADYLSQNTMARRTRNSRAWHFVLSGVRREADARAVALASGAHGWSYDSDGQHSDSDSEPEFPSLSPSIPSAIPVTGESYCNCENQNETPYCSSLHTIHHIKDCQCGEEDEYFEWVWDDMNKSTATLLTCDNRKVNFHTEYSCGTAAIRGNKELAEGQHFWEIKMTSPVYGTDMMVGIGTSEVNLDKYRHTFCSLLGKDEDSWGLSYTGLLHHRGDKMNFSSRFGQGSIIGVHLDTWHGTLTFFKNRKCIGVAATKLQNKKFYPMVCSTAAKSSMKVIRSCTSYTSLQYLCCYRLRQLLPNYVDTLEVLPLPPGLKQVLHNKLGWVLSMNYSTLKPSTSSSSLSGSDSDSSCGSDAEACQRKRCRRT